In the genome of Hymenobacter taeanensis, one region contains:
- a CDS encoding UbiA family prenyltransferase, protein MSSARSSAPVPIPQLSHSWVRSALDAVLYSSTWLALAALSLTWATFLFWQVHIPWRLGTMIFTATLFLYNLDSVLPYKHKQPVALSGRKSWMRAHRQSLFALAMVALAVAGGLFLWDGWQQLVGFIGHLAVISLLYSLPVVKVKDRWWALRDFPLLKVFLIAYVWAAVTVWIPALYLHFSLPEPVVLILFARRFLFILALAFVFDIRDYSKDRLIGTHTFPGVFGVRATKLVALAALVAAALLVPIGMPVHNQVVYLLPLLLAAGVIWWADESRSDYFFALLADGVMIVQFLVVWAANTFLH, encoded by the coding sequence ATGTCCTCCGCGCGCTCATCGGCTCCTGTACCAATTCCTCAGCTCAGCCATTCTTGGGTACGGAGCGCGCTGGATGCCGTGCTGTACAGTAGCACCTGGCTGGCGCTGGCGGCGCTAAGCCTCACCTGGGCCACGTTTCTGTTCTGGCAGGTGCATATTCCATGGCGGCTGGGTACCATGATTTTTACCGCCACGCTGTTCCTGTATAATCTCGATAGCGTGCTGCCTTATAAGCATAAGCAGCCGGTGGCCCTGTCGGGCCGCAAAAGCTGGATGCGGGCCCACCGCCAAAGCCTGTTCGCCCTGGCCATGGTAGCGCTGGCGGTAGCCGGTGGCTTGTTTTTGTGGGATGGCTGGCAGCAGCTGGTGGGCTTTATCGGGCACCTGGCCGTTATCTCCCTGCTCTACTCCCTGCCCGTAGTGAAAGTAAAAGATCGGTGGTGGGCGCTACGCGATTTTCCGCTGCTGAAGGTGTTTCTGATAGCGTATGTGTGGGCCGCCGTTACGGTCTGGATTCCGGCACTCTATCTGCATTTCTCTTTGCCAGAACCAGTGGTGCTGATATTGTTTGCGCGCCGCTTTCTGTTCATCCTGGCGCTGGCTTTCGTGTTTGATATTCGCGACTACAGCAAAGACCGCCTAATTGGTACCCACACGTTTCCGGGAGTATTTGGGGTGCGCGCTACTAAGCTAGTAGCCTTAGCGGCGCTGGTAGCTGCCGCCCTGCTAGTACCTATTGGCATGCCTGTACACAACCAGGTAGTGTATCTGCTCCCATTGCTGCTAGCGGCCGGGGTAATTTGGTGGGCTGATGAGTCGCGGTCGGATTATTTTTTTGCGTTACTGGCCGATGGAGTAATGATAGTACAGTTCTTGGTAGTATGGGCAGCTAATACGTTTTTGCATTAA
- a CDS encoding GH92 family glycosyl hydrolase, with protein MPRLLSFLIFLGILVAAQPVLGQSTDLVHWVNPLMGTDSKPELSNGNTYPAIALPWGMNFWMPQTGKMGSGWAYQYSADKIRGFKQTHQPSPWMNDYGQFALMPITGKLRFEEDARASWFSHKAETATPYYYSVYLADHDVTTEITPTERAARFRFTFPKTDSAYVVLDALDKGSYVKLLPQQNKIIGYTTRNSKGVPQNFKNYFVLEFDHPFTSTTIYQDKKLDATALEAQANHTGAVVGFRTRKGEQVNVRVASSFISPEQAEINLREIGQDDFEAVKQKARQVWNEQLGRIQVEGGSDDQLRTFYSCLYRSLLFPRKFYELDAAGKPVHYSPYNGQVLPGYLYTDTGFWDTFRALFPFLNLMYPSVNAQIQEGLVHAYEEGGWLPEWGSPGYRNIMIGNNSASVVADAYLKGVRGYDINKLYEALLHGANNAGPMEAVGRAGVAYYNKLGYVPYDVKINENAARTLEYAYDDFTIYQLGKALGRPQKEINVYAKRSQNYRNLFDKQTGLMRGKNQNGKFQTPFNPFKWGDAFTEGNSWHYTWSVFHDVQGLMDLMGGRKPFVATLDTVFTLAPVFDDSYYGGVIHEIREMQIANMGNYAHGNQPIQHMVYLYNYAGQPWKTQYWAREVLNRLYQPTPDGYCGDEDNGQTSAWYVFSALGFYPVCPGTDQYVLGAPLFKKITLNLENGKQVVLNAPSNSAENRYIQNLTLNGQAYNENWLSYQTLMQGATLNFDMAPTPNTGRGTTQEAAPYSFSKPRR; from the coding sequence ATGCCCAGATTACTCTCGTTCCTCATTTTTCTCGGAATTCTTGTTGCTGCCCAGCCTGTACTAGGCCAGTCAACTGACTTGGTGCACTGGGTAAACCCCCTGATGGGTACCGACTCTAAACCGGAGCTTTCCAATGGCAACACGTACCCAGCCATTGCCTTGCCCTGGGGCATGAACTTCTGGATGCCGCAAACCGGCAAAATGGGCAGCGGCTGGGCTTACCAGTACAGCGCCGATAAGATCAGAGGGTTCAAGCAAACCCATCAGCCCTCACCCTGGATGAATGACTACGGGCAATTCGCTCTTATGCCCATTACCGGCAAGCTGCGCTTTGAGGAAGATGCCCGCGCCAGCTGGTTCTCACATAAGGCCGAAACCGCCACGCCCTATTACTACAGCGTGTACCTGGCCGACCACGACGTAACAACGGAAATAACGCCCACGGAGCGTGCGGCTCGTTTCCGTTTCACCTTCCCCAAGACCGATAGCGCCTACGTGGTGCTCGATGCACTGGATAAGGGCTCGTACGTGAAGCTGCTGCCCCAGCAGAACAAAATCATTGGCTACACCACCCGCAACAGCAAGGGCGTACCGCAAAACTTTAAGAACTACTTCGTGCTGGAGTTTGATCATCCTTTCACCAGCACTACCATCTACCAGGATAAAAAGCTCGATGCTACTGCTCTAGAGGCCCAGGCTAACCATACCGGTGCGGTAGTGGGTTTTCGGACGCGTAAGGGCGAGCAGGTAAACGTGCGAGTGGCCTCCTCCTTCATCAGCCCTGAGCAGGCCGAAATCAACTTGCGGGAAATTGGGCAGGATGATTTTGAGGCTGTAAAGCAAAAGGCCCGGCAAGTCTGGAATGAGCAGCTTGGCCGCATTCAGGTAGAAGGGGGTTCCGATGATCAACTGCGCACCTTCTACTCGTGCCTGTACCGCTCCCTACTGTTTCCGCGCAAATTTTATGAGCTGGATGCGGCCGGCAAGCCCGTGCACTACAGCCCCTACAACGGGCAGGTGCTGCCCGGTTACCTCTACACCGATACCGGCTTCTGGGACACGTTCCGGGCGCTTTTTCCCTTCCTGAACCTGATGTACCCGAGCGTAAACGCCCAAATTCAGGAGGGGCTGGTGCATGCGTATGAGGAAGGCGGCTGGTTGCCGGAGTGGGGCAGCCCCGGCTACCGCAACATCATGATCGGGAACAACTCGGCCTCGGTGGTGGCCGATGCCTACCTGAAAGGCGTGCGCGGCTACGACATCAACAAGCTCTACGAGGCGCTGCTGCACGGGGCCAACAACGCCGGCCCCATGGAGGCCGTGGGCCGGGCCGGAGTGGCCTACTACAACAAGCTCGGCTACGTGCCCTACGATGTGAAAATCAACGAAAACGCGGCTCGCACGCTGGAATACGCCTACGACGACTTCACGATTTACCAACTAGGCAAGGCACTGGGCCGCCCTCAGAAGGAAATCAACGTGTATGCCAAGCGCAGCCAGAACTACCGTAATCTCTTCGACAAGCAAACCGGCCTGATGCGGGGCAAAAATCAGAACGGCAAGTTCCAAACACCTTTCAACCCCTTTAAGTGGGGCGATGCCTTCACGGAGGGCAACAGCTGGCACTACACCTGGTCGGTGTTTCATGATGTGCAGGGTTTGATGGACCTAATGGGCGGCCGCAAGCCCTTCGTGGCTACCCTGGATACCGTATTTACGCTGGCGCCGGTGTTTGATGATTCCTACTACGGGGGCGTGATTCACGAAATCAGGGAGATGCAGATTGCCAACATGGGCAACTACGCCCATGGCAACCAGCCCATTCAGCACATGGTGTACCTTTATAACTACGCCGGCCAGCCCTGGAAAACGCAGTACTGGGCCCGCGAAGTGCTCAACCGCCTCTACCAGCCCACCCCCGACGGCTACTGCGGCGACGAAGACAACGGCCAAACATCGGCGTGGTATGTTTTCTCGGCCCTGGGCTTCTACCCGGTTTGCCCCGGCACCGACCAGTACGTACTGGGCGCGCCCCTCTTCAAAAAAATCACGCTGAATTTAGAAAACGGCAAGCAGGTAGTGCTCAACGCACCCAGCAATAGCGCCGAGAACCGGTATATCCAGAACCTCACCCTCAACGGACAGGCCTACAACGAGAACTGGCTGAGCTACCAGACCCTCATGCAGGGCGCCACGCTCAATTTTGACATGGCCCCCACGCCCAACACTGGCCGGGGCACCACTCAGGAAGCTGCGCCTTACTCCTTCTCAAAGCCGCGCCGGTAG
- a CDS encoding NAD(P)H-hydrate dehydratase has protein sequence MKILSADQTRQADQATIQAEGIRSEELMERAATALSSWLMERVEPDEPGEIHIFCGPGNNGGDGLVVARQLHEAGYAVRVWLLPAPKHSPDFTLNRQRLPEELPCAELNPQKLPRLLPHTIVLDALFGTGLRRPLTDVAASVVQHLNKAQARVIAVDVPSGLYTDAPQPADSVVVQARYTISFELPKLAFLLPQNAPFVGQWHVLPIGLNEEFIHTSLVDTYYVDAVLLAGRLPQRPQFSHKGTFGHALLLAGSRGKLGAAVLASRACLHGGVGLLTVRVPAAGYDILQISAPEAMALTDPATDFVTELPDLKPYAAIGIGPGIGQEAATRDVLEQLLREADVPLVLDADALNLLGANRELLDLLPPDTLLTPHPKEFERLTEPARDDYHRLELLRNFARQRRCYCVLKGAYTALATPDGTLYFNSTGNPGMATGGSGDVLTGLLLALRTDQRLSPLDAALLGLYAHGRAGDLAAEETGQAGLVAGDIVRYIGPALQKLTTLPARL, from the coding sequence ATGAAAATCCTGTCCGCCGATCAGACCCGCCAAGCCGACCAAGCTACCATTCAAGCCGAAGGCATCCGCTCCGAGGAGCTGATGGAGCGCGCCGCCACTGCCCTCAGCAGCTGGCTTATGGAACGCGTAGAGCCCGATGAGCCCGGCGAAATTCATATCTTCTGTGGCCCCGGCAACAATGGCGGCGACGGGCTGGTAGTGGCCCGCCAGCTGCATGAAGCGGGCTATGCCGTGCGCGTGTGGCTGCTGCCGGCCCCCAAACACTCCCCCGATTTTACCCTCAACCGCCAACGCCTGCCTGAAGAGCTACCCTGCGCTGAACTGAACCCGCAGAAGCTGCCGCGCCTGCTCCCGCACACTATCGTGCTCGATGCCCTGTTCGGGACTGGCCTACGCCGCCCGCTAACAGATGTGGCGGCCAGCGTGGTACAGCACCTCAACAAGGCCCAGGCACGCGTTATAGCCGTAGATGTACCATCAGGGCTATATACCGACGCTCCTCAACCCGCCGACAGCGTAGTGGTACAGGCACGCTACACTATCAGCTTTGAGCTGCCGAAGCTGGCTTTTCTGCTTCCCCAAAACGCGCCCTTCGTAGGCCAGTGGCATGTGCTGCCCATTGGGTTGAACGAGGAGTTTATCCACACTAGCTTGGTGGATACTTACTATGTCGATGCCGTGTTGCTGGCCGGTCGTTTGCCCCAGCGCCCCCAGTTCAGCCACAAGGGCACATTTGGCCACGCGCTGCTTTTGGCAGGCAGCCGCGGAAAATTAGGAGCCGCCGTGTTGGCCTCCCGCGCCTGCCTGCATGGGGGCGTGGGGCTGCTCACCGTGCGGGTACCAGCCGCAGGCTACGACATCTTGCAGATTTCGGCTCCTGAAGCCATGGCCCTCACCGATCCGGCTACCGACTTCGTGACTGAGCTGCCCGACCTGAAGCCATACGCAGCCATCGGGATTGGGCCGGGGATAGGCCAGGAGGCTGCCACCCGAGATGTGCTGGAGCAGCTGCTCCGCGAAGCCGACGTGCCGCTGGTACTTGATGCCGACGCCCTCAACCTGCTCGGAGCCAACCGGGAACTGCTGGACCTGCTGCCGCCCGATACACTGCTAACGCCCCACCCCAAGGAGTTTGAGCGCCTCACCGAGCCGGCCCGCGACGACTACCACCGCCTGGAGCTGCTCCGCAACTTTGCCCGCCAGCGCCGCTGCTACTGCGTGCTTAAGGGGGCCTATACCGCTCTAGCCACACCCGACGGTACTCTCTACTTCAACAGCACTGGAAACCCCGGTATGGCCACCGGCGGCAGTGGCGATGTGCTAACGGGCCTGCTGCTGGCCCTACGCACCGACCAGCGCCTCTCCCCGCTCGATGCGGCCTTACTAGGCCTCTACGCCCACGGCCGTGCCGGCGACCTAGCCGCCGAAGAAACCGGCCAGGCGGGCCTCGTAGCCGGTGATATTGTGCGCTACATTGGGCCGGCGCTACAGAAGCTTACCACGCTACCGGCGCGGCTTTGA
- the msrB gene encoding peptide-methionine (R)-S-oxide reductase MsrB, which yields MQTWNDVIRLANHGSPAPDKRVEKTDAEWRAQLTPQQYHVTREHGTERAFSGEYCEAHEAGLYACVCCGTPLYDSRTKFESGTGWPSFTQPVKDNALKYKKDTSYGMTRVEVLCNTCDAHQGHVFPDGPPPSGLRLCINSASVKLVSEPEKVA from the coding sequence ATGCAAACCTGGAATGATGTTATCCGGCTGGCCAACCACGGCAGCCCGGCCCCCGATAAGCGGGTAGAAAAAACGGATGCCGAATGGCGCGCTCAGCTCACGCCTCAGCAATACCACGTTACGCGGGAGCACGGCACCGAGCGGGCCTTTAGCGGGGAGTACTGCGAAGCCCACGAAGCCGGCCTGTACGCCTGCGTGTGTTGCGGAACACCGCTCTACGACTCGCGCACCAAGTTCGAGTCGGGTACGGGGTGGCCTAGCTTCACGCAGCCAGTGAAAGACAACGCCCTCAAATACAAGAAAGATACTAGCTATGGCATGACCCGCGTAGAAGTGCTCTGCAACACCTGCGACGCCCACCAGGGCCACGTTTTCCCTGACGGGCCACCACCAAGTGGCCTACGCCTGTGCATTAACTCGGCTTCGGTGAAGCTAGTGAGTGAGCCCGAAAAAGTGGCCTAG
- the sdaAA gene encoding L-serine ammonia-lyase, iron-sulfur-dependent, subunit alpha produces the protein MSLLFNNFASWQTHCAATQEPLYQPVLAYEIEQKGRTEEQIWNGLQRAYDVMRDAVHTGLTQDMTSRSGMVNNGAKKIAASPVTVLSPEFKQLVTRALGAKEVNSCMGRVVAAPTAGASGILPGVLVTLQDLHKLDDRKILEGLLVAAGIALIIEQNASLAGAVGGCQAETGSAAAMGSGAIVYCLGGSVEEVFAAVAITIQCMLGLICDPVAGLVEVPCVVRNASAAAIAFSSAQIAIAGVDPVIPVDQCVAALGEVGQSMETRYKETALGGLANTTRGREIEKMVLVQDVQILPDEDDQ, from the coding sequence ATGTCATTGCTCTTCAATAATTTCGCTAGCTGGCAGACCCATTGCGCCGCCACTCAGGAGCCCCTTTATCAGCCCGTATTGGCTTACGAGATTGAACAAAAGGGCCGCACCGAGGAGCAAATATGGAATGGCCTGCAGCGGGCATATGATGTAATGCGCGACGCCGTGCACACTGGCCTGACCCAGGACATGACCTCGCGCTCGGGTATGGTGAACAATGGGGCCAAAAAGATTGCCGCCTCCCCCGTAACCGTGCTTTCGCCGGAGTTCAAGCAGCTGGTTACCCGCGCTTTGGGCGCCAAAGAAGTAAACTCCTGCATGGGCCGTGTAGTGGCCGCCCCCACGGCGGGCGCCTCCGGTATTTTGCCCGGGGTGCTGGTCACGCTCCAGGATCTGCATAAGCTCGACGACCGCAAGATTCTGGAAGGCCTGCTGGTAGCCGCCGGTATTGCTCTCATTATTGAGCAGAATGCCTCGTTGGCCGGCGCCGTAGGTGGTTGCCAGGCCGAAACCGGCTCGGCGGCTGCTATGGGCTCGGGCGCTATTGTGTATTGCCTGGGGGGCTCCGTTGAGGAAGTATTTGCTGCCGTGGCCATCACCATCCAGTGTATGCTGGGCCTCATCTGCGACCCCGTGGCGGGGCTGGTGGAGGTGCCTTGCGTGGTACGTAATGCCTCAGCAGCAGCTATTGCCTTCAGCTCCGCCCAAATTGCCATTGCCGGCGTCGATCCGGTGATTCCTGTTGATCAGTGCGTAGCTGCCCTCGGCGAGGTAGGTCAGAGCATGGAAACCCGTTACAAGGAAACCGCTCTGGGGGGCCTGGCTAACACTACCCGCGGCCGCGAAATCGAGAAGATGGTGCTGGTGCAGGATGTGCAGATACTGCCTGATGAGGACGACCAGTAG
- a CDS encoding LutB/LldF family L-lactate oxidation iron-sulfur protein, with protein sequence MNPTSPSPTKSKQFLADADAKAFDLEHRRKIRFNIGKYNAAVQTGLGFYENHELARARASYLKAQVINNLDQYLLQWEENFTARGGKVIWAQNAEEALFEIGKIMTRRQARTVVKAKSMTTEEIHLNKYLEKNGIESVETDLGEFIVQLNGERPYHIVTPAMHLSKLDIADIFVKHLGIEYTDDAQKLVLTARHLLRDKYTAAEVGITGGNFLIADSGAIAVTENEGNARLSAAFPKTHIAIVGIEKMIPRLQDLDLFWPLLSTSGTGQQVTVYNTIYTGPRQPLEKDGPEEMFVVLLDNGRTNLLAQPDKREALHCIRCGACLNVCPVYKNIGGHTYEATYSGPIGSVITPHLSGMAENKHLSFASSLCGACSSVCPVKINIHNLLLKNRQQSVQEGHSDKEEQRAITLWLHGMKRRWVWDLAPASAKNWVLSRLLGQTGWSKRREAVQIAPKSFKQLWKARK encoded by the coding sequence ATGAACCCGACCTCACCCTCGCCGACTAAGTCAAAGCAGTTTCTGGCCGATGCCGATGCCAAGGCATTTGACCTGGAGCACCGGCGCAAAATCAGGTTCAATATTGGCAAGTACAATGCGGCGGTGCAGACTGGCCTGGGCTTCTACGAGAACCACGAGTTGGCGCGGGCGCGGGCTTCTTACCTGAAAGCACAGGTTATCAATAACCTTGATCAGTACCTGCTGCAGTGGGAGGAAAACTTCACGGCCCGGGGTGGCAAGGTCATCTGGGCGCAGAACGCAGAGGAGGCCCTGTTTGAAATCGGGAAGATTATGACCCGGCGCCAGGCCCGAACTGTAGTGAAGGCCAAAAGCATGACCACTGAGGAAATCCACCTCAACAAGTACCTGGAGAAGAACGGGATTGAGTCGGTGGAGACGGATTTGGGTGAGTTTATTGTGCAGCTGAACGGGGAGCGGCCCTACCACATCGTGACGCCAGCCATGCACCTGAGCAAGCTCGATATTGCCGATATCTTCGTGAAGCACCTCGGCATTGAGTACACCGACGATGCCCAGAAGCTGGTACTCACGGCCCGCCACCTGTTGCGCGATAAGTACACGGCAGCAGAAGTAGGCATCACGGGTGGCAACTTTCTGATTGCTGATTCCGGCGCTATTGCCGTGACAGAAAATGAAGGCAATGCCCGTTTATCGGCGGCTTTCCCCAAAACCCACATTGCTATTGTGGGCATCGAGAAGATGATTCCGCGGTTGCAAGACCTCGATCTGTTCTGGCCTCTGCTCAGCACCAGCGGTACCGGCCAGCAGGTAACGGTATACAACACCATCTATACTGGCCCGCGCCAACCCCTGGAAAAAGACGGCCCGGAGGAGATGTTTGTGGTGCTGCTGGATAATGGCCGCACCAACCTACTGGCCCAACCCGATAAGCGCGAGGCCCTGCACTGCATCCGGTGTGGCGCCTGCCTGAATGTGTGCCCGGTGTACAAGAACATTGGGGGCCACACGTACGAGGCTACGTACTCGGGGCCCATTGGCTCAGTGATAACGCCTCACCTGAGCGGCATGGCCGAAAACAAGCACTTGAGCTTTGCCAGCAGCCTGTGCGGGGCCTGCTCATCGGTGTGCCCCGTGAAGATTAATATTCATAACCTGTTGCTCAAAAACCGGCAGCAAAGTGTGCAGGAAGGCCACTCCGACAAGGAAGAGCAGCGCGCTATTACCCTGTGGCTGCACGGCATGAAACGGCGCTGGGTGTGGGATTTAGCTCCTGCGTCGGCGAAGAACTGGGTGTTGAGCCGCTTGCTGGGCCAAACCGGCTGGAGCAAGCGCCGGGAAGCCGTGCAGATTGCCCCCAAGTCGTTTAAGCAGCTCTGGAAAGCGCGGAAGTAA
- a CDS encoding M28 family peptidase, producing the protein MNRFLLLVISIIYAAPGAWAQGAPAAAATDPAVRFATTITASTLRRHLTELASDAYQGRETGQPGQKKAAEYIAQQFASLGLRGPVTDASNPYLQSFGLVKTTPNGYASISINGRYFDLMRDFIGFGISPFTTPTAADPVFLGFGIETARYNDYASQPDVRGKDVLVLQGEPTDGRGHYLLSGSSQESSWGSGYRKAALARDKGARSVVVITFAGTTQFEAMGAPITEELAEPAFALAAPVPQDERTLAETPPEGISLYITSFDLGLAMLGAKVEALQNYVLSSYSTGKPPKPLQPVPFTFSIPQKQEAITSENVLGLLEGTTKKDELVVISAHYDHLGTQHDTIYNGADDDGSGTSAVLALAQAFAQAKAAGQGPQRSLLFLLNTGEEKGLLGSEYYTSHPVVPLQSTIADLNIDMVGRTDPRHNSKSEYVYVIGSDRLSPELHALNEAANKRYTHLKLDYKYNEPNDPEQLYTRSDHYNFAKHRIPVIFYTSGLHQDYHKATDDVEQIEFDKLEQRARLVFYTAWDLANRPRRPAVMVK; encoded by the coding sequence GTGAACAGATTTTTACTACTCGTTATAAGTATTATTTACGCTGCACCTGGGGCGTGGGCCCAGGGCGCACCCGCTGCGGCTGCCACTGATCCGGCCGTACGCTTTGCCACCACCATCACTGCCTCCACTCTGCGGCGCCACCTCACGGAACTGGCCTCTGATGCCTACCAGGGCCGCGAAACGGGGCAACCTGGTCAGAAAAAAGCAGCTGAATACATTGCCCAGCAGTTTGCCAGTTTAGGCCTACGCGGCCCAGTAACCGACGCCAGCAACCCCTACCTGCAGTCGTTTGGGCTGGTGAAAACCACTCCGAACGGGTACGCATCCATCAGCATCAATGGGCGCTACTTTGACCTGATGCGCGACTTTATCGGGTTTGGCATTTCTCCTTTCACTACGCCTACCGCCGCCGACCCGGTGTTTTTGGGTTTTGGCATTGAAACGGCCCGTTACAACGACTACGCTTCTCAGCCTGATGTGCGCGGCAAGGATGTGCTGGTATTGCAGGGTGAGCCCACCGATGGCCGTGGTCATTACCTACTTTCAGGCTCTTCGCAGGAAAGCTCCTGGGGCTCTGGCTACCGTAAGGCAGCCCTGGCCCGCGACAAAGGCGCCCGTAGCGTGGTGGTTATCACGTTTGCCGGCACCACCCAATTTGAAGCCATGGGCGCGCCGATAACCGAAGAGCTGGCAGAACCTGCCTTTGCGCTGGCCGCACCAGTGCCGCAGGATGAGCGCACGCTGGCGGAAACACCCCCGGAAGGAATCAGCCTGTACATTACGTCTTTTGATTTAGGCCTCGCGATGTTGGGCGCCAAGGTTGAGGCTCTGCAGAACTACGTGCTCAGCAGCTACAGCACGGGCAAGCCGCCTAAGCCGCTGCAACCGGTGCCATTTACGTTTTCTATTCCGCAAAAGCAGGAGGCAATAACCTCGGAGAATGTACTGGGCTTGCTGGAGGGTACCACCAAAAAAGACGAGCTCGTGGTGATTTCCGCTCACTATGACCACCTGGGTACTCAGCACGACACCATTTATAACGGCGCCGACGATGATGGCTCAGGCACCAGTGCCGTGCTGGCCCTGGCGCAGGCGTTTGCCCAGGCCAAAGCTGCGGGGCAAGGCCCTCAACGTAGCCTTCTGTTTCTGCTGAACACGGGCGAAGAAAAGGGCCTCCTCGGCTCGGAGTACTACACCAGCCACCCCGTAGTACCGCTGCAAAGCACCATTGCCGACCTGAACATTGATATGGTGGGCCGCACCGACCCGCGCCATAACAGCAAGAGTGAGTATGTGTACGTCATCGGCTCCGATCGGCTCAGCCCGGAGCTGCATGCCCTGAATGAGGCCGCCAACAAGCGCTACACGCACCTAAAGCTCGACTACAAATACAACGAGCCCAACGACCCTGAGCAACTCTATACCCGCTCCGACCATTACAACTTCGCCAAGCACCGCATCCCCGTCATCTTTTATACCAGTGGCCTACACCAGGACTACCACAAAGCCACCGACGATGTGGAGCAAATTGAATTTGATAAGCTGGAACAGCGGGCCCGCCTGGTTTTTTACACCGCCTGGGACCTGGCCAACCGCCCCCGGCGGCCAGCCGTGATGGTGAAGTAA